One genomic segment of Protaetiibacter intestinalis includes these proteins:
- a CDS encoding metallophosphoesterase encodes MTRRAVAGTLGAVATAGLATLAWGVFVERNRFTVRHETLAVLEPDARPITILHLSDLHMAPWQRAKQDFVRSLAVYEPDLIIDTGDNLGHLDGLAGVRRALEPFGDAAGVFVHGSNDFYGPVLKNPFGYFSDRGHRRPKLEPDLDTAALDAYLGGELGWFDLNNGVRAIELKGTRLEFMGTGDAHRGWDRLGELPGAIEELRENVEWSDPEPRQVLTIGVTHAPYRRVLDAFVSQGADLIFAGHTHGGQVRIPGRPALVTNCDIPHAQAQGLSVWRTGVHSAFLEVSAGLGTSIYAPVRFACPPEAIVLTLTPVQL; translated from the coding sequence GTGACCCGACGCGCGGTCGCCGGCACGCTCGGCGCGGTGGCGACCGCGGGTCTCGCGACCCTCGCGTGGGGCGTGTTCGTCGAACGCAACCGCTTCACGGTGCGGCACGAGACCCTCGCGGTGCTCGAGCCGGACGCTCGGCCGATCACGATCCTGCACCTGAGCGACCTGCACATGGCGCCGTGGCAGCGCGCGAAGCAGGATTTCGTCCGCTCGCTCGCGGTGTACGAGCCCGACCTCATCATCGACACGGGTGACAACCTCGGGCACCTCGACGGACTCGCGGGCGTGCGACGTGCGCTCGAGCCGTTCGGCGACGCCGCGGGCGTCTTCGTGCACGGTTCGAACGACTTCTACGGACCGGTGCTGAAGAACCCGTTCGGGTACTTCTCCGACCGCGGGCATCGCCGACCGAAACTCGAGCCGGATCTCGACACCGCCGCCCTCGACGCCTACCTCGGCGGCGAGCTCGGCTGGTTCGACCTCAACAACGGGGTGCGGGCGATCGAGCTGAAGGGCACGCGCCTCGAGTTCATGGGAACGGGCGACGCGCACCGCGGCTGGGACCGGCTCGGCGAGCTGCCGGGCGCGATCGAGGAGCTGCGCGAGAACGTGGAGTGGTCCGACCCCGAGCCGCGTCAGGTGCTCACGATCGGCGTCACCCACGCCCCGTACCGCCGCGTGCTCGACGCCTTCGTGAGCCAGGGCGCCGACCTGATCTTCGCCGGGCACACCCACGGGGGCCAGGTGCGCATCCCGGGGCGCCCCGCGCTCGTGACCAACTGCGACATCCCGCACGCCCAGGCGCAGGGGCTGAGCGTCTGGCGCACGGGCGTGCACAGCGCGTTCCTCGAGGTCTCGGCGGGACTCGGCACCTCGATCTACGCGCCGGTGCGCTTCGCGTGCCCGCCGGAGGCGATCGTGCTGACCCTCACCCCGGTGCAGCTCTAG
- a CDS encoding transglycosylase domain-containing protein — MPAQGSTARSLLGAGLGLVGFSAIAGLLVTVMVAPAIAVTGMTANNSISVFQDLPDYISIEEQRQRNEIVAISADGVTEIKIADIFDQNREEVSLDQMDEDLKWAAIDGEDRRFYEHGGVDVPSVIRAAIGQATGTSESGASTLSMQLVRNILILKAVNTPITEDYTEDDYDADIKAATYPDLNRKLKEMKLAISLEKKYTKDEILQAYLNIVLMGGTTYGVQAGAQRYFGVDASDLTPAQAASLVAIVQNPSKNGLYSADNFAANQARRDVILGWMHTQGHLSDDDYEAALATPVDETTVGNNAPRNGCTSAPVEYRIPCDYAVKSIKNGEVSSLGVTKDEQLATWQQGGLKVVLTITPEIQGYEHQIVGQYAPATETRMQLGSSVTSVEVGTGRILAMAQNKIFDETGNGDPQTTTAVNFAGDVKHGAATGAQPGSTYKPFVLLAFLASGHGAMETFNASIREMPSSAFRDTCNAPNGYAWDDPKPYTYKNDSGETGLYTAVRGTAQSVNSVFVQMAAELDQCEIRDMARSFGMHDAAGALDGSDMETNPACSIGGCENNFVSSTMAAAYAGIANQGTYCAPIIVDNVFASDGMELGGQQKVCNPTLASPAVANTAAYAMAQVMSGGTGSQANPRDGVPYIGKTGTANKAQNTWMVGSTTRVATAVWVGNIVGDQSLRAISINGTYGGNIRHAIFKPIAKTIDAYYPGGAFPAADPALMTGTPVIVPDNLVGSTPEQAKAAIELAKLSYVDAGQMDSDLPVGTVVKTDPASGSSVPKGTAVNVFTSNGQAAMVPDVVTPNQSFNSARDQLEDAGFENVDQVCVAPTSTDPPSSIGKVVAQNPSAGSVLNKSTHITLTVREVGCPTGGGPGT, encoded by the coding sequence ATGCCCGCTCAAGGATCCACGGCTAGGAGTCTGCTCGGGGCCGGTCTCGGCCTCGTCGGATTCAGCGCCATCGCCGGACTCCTGGTGACCGTCATGGTGGCCCCCGCCATCGCCGTCACCGGGATGACCGCGAACAACTCGATCAGCGTCTTCCAGGACCTCCCCGACTACATCTCCATCGAGGAGCAGCGTCAGCGCAACGAGATCGTCGCGATCTCCGCCGACGGTGTCACCGAGATCAAGATCGCGGACATCTTCGACCAGAACCGCGAGGAGGTCTCGCTCGACCAGATGGACGAGGACCTCAAGTGGGCCGCCATCGACGGCGAGGACCGCCGCTTCTACGAGCACGGCGGCGTCGACGTGCCCTCCGTCATCCGTGCGGCGATCGGCCAGGCAACCGGCACGAGCGAGTCGGGCGCCTCGACCCTGTCGATGCAGCTCGTGCGCAACATCCTCATCCTGAAGGCCGTCAACACGCCGATCACCGAGGACTACACGGAAGACGACTACGACGCCGACATCAAGGCGGCCACCTACCCCGACCTGAACCGCAAGCTCAAGGAGATGAAGCTCGCGATCAGCCTCGAGAAGAAGTACACCAAGGACGAGATCCTGCAGGCGTACCTCAACATCGTGCTGATGGGCGGCACCACCTACGGCGTGCAGGCGGGCGCGCAGCGCTACTTCGGCGTGGATGCGAGCGACCTGACCCCGGCGCAGGCGGCGAGCCTCGTCGCGATCGTGCAGAACCCGAGCAAGAACGGCCTCTACTCGGCCGACAACTTCGCCGCCAATCAGGCGCGTCGCGACGTCATCCTCGGCTGGATGCACACGCAGGGCCACCTGAGCGACGACGACTACGAGGCGGCGCTCGCGACCCCGGTCGACGAGACGACGGTCGGCAACAACGCGCCCCGCAACGGCTGCACCTCGGCTCCGGTCGAGTACCGCATCCCGTGCGACTACGCGGTGAAGTCGATCAAGAACGGCGAGGTGTCGTCGCTCGGTGTCACGAAGGACGAGCAGCTCGCGACGTGGCAGCAGGGCGGCCTCAAGGTCGTGCTCACGATCACCCCCGAGATCCAGGGGTACGAGCACCAGATCGTCGGCCAGTACGCACCGGCGACCGAGACCCGCATGCAGCTGGGCTCCTCGGTGACGAGCGTCGAGGTGGGCACGGGCCGCATCCTCGCGATGGCGCAGAACAAGATCTTCGACGAGACGGGCAACGGCGACCCGCAGACGACGACCGCCGTGAACTTCGCGGGCGACGTCAAGCACGGCGCTGCCACCGGCGCCCAGCCGGGTTCGACCTACAAGCCGTTCGTGCTGCTCGCCTTCCTCGCCTCCGGCCACGGCGCCATGGAGACCTTCAACGCGAGCATCCGCGAGATGCCGTCGTCGGCGTTCCGCGACACCTGCAACGCCCCGAACGGCTACGCATGGGACGACCCGAAGCCCTACACCTACAAGAACGACTCGGGTGAGACCGGCCTCTACACGGCCGTGCGCGGTACCGCGCAGTCGGTGAACTCGGTGTTCGTGCAGATGGCGGCCGAGCTCGACCAGTGCGAGATCCGCGACATGGCGCGCTCCTTCGGCATGCACGACGCGGCCGGCGCGCTCGACGGCTCCGACATGGAGACGAACCCCGCCTGCTCGATCGGCGGATGCGAGAACAACTTCGTGTCGAGCACGATGGCGGCGGCCTACGCGGGCATCGCCAACCAGGGCACCTACTGCGCCCCGATCATCGTCGACAACGTGTTCGCCTCCGACGGCATGGAGCTCGGCGGCCAGCAGAAGGTGTGCAACCCGACGCTGGCGTCGCCCGCGGTGGCCAACACCGCCGCCTACGCGATGGCCCAGGTGATGAGCGGCGGTACCGGTAGCCAGGCGAACCCGCGCGACGGCGTGCCCTACATCGGCAAGACCGGTACCGCGAACAAGGCGCAGAACACCTGGATGGTGGGCAGCACCACGCGCGTCGCGACCGCCGTGTGGGTGGGCAACATCGTCGGCGACCAGAGCCTGCGTGCCATCAGCATCAACGGCACCTACGGCGGCAACATCCGTCACGCGATCTTCAAGCCGATCGCGAAGACGATCGACGCCTACTACCCGGGCGGCGCGTTCCCGGCGGCCGACCCCGCGCTCATGACCGGCACGCCGGTGATCGTGCCCGACAACCTGGTCGGCAGCACGCCCGAGCAGGCGAAGGCCGCGATCGAGCTCGCGAAGCTGTCGTACGTGGACGCCGGCCAGATGGACTCCGACCTGCCGGTGGGCACGGTCGTGAAGACCGACCCGGCCTCCGGCTCCTCGGTGCCGAAGGGCACCGCGGTGAACGTCTTCACGAGCAACGGGCAGGCCGCGATGGTGCCGGATGTGGTGACGCCGAACCAGAGCTTCAACAGCGCCCGCGATCAGCTCGAGGACGCCGGCTTCGAGAACGTCGACCAGGTCTGCGTCGCGCCGACCTCGACCGATCCCCCCTCGAGCATCGGCAAGGTCGTCGCCCAGAACCCGTCGGCGGGCTCGGTGCTCAACAAGTCCACCCACATCACGTTGACCGTGCGCGAGGTCGGCTGCCCGACCGGCGGAGGGCCGGGTACGTGA
- a CDS encoding DUF4177 domain-containing protein, whose amino-acid sequence MPTWEYLTTPLLIHNTTAILNNWGSQGWELVQIVTGPEGGLVAYLKRPIEGENP is encoded by the coding sequence GTGCCGACCTGGGAATACCTCACCACACCGCTGCTGATCCACAACACCACCGCCATCCTGAACAACTGGGGCTCTCAGGGCTGGGAACTGGTGCAGATCGTCACCGGACCCGAAGGCGGCCTCGTCGCCTATCTGAAGCGCCCCATCGAAGGAGAGAACCCGTGA
- a CDS encoding RidA family protein, with the protein MSVADRLAELGLALPPVVPPVAAYVPAAVSGNLVFTAGQLPMIGGVLPTVGKVGAEVGADEAKELARVCALNALAAADSVIGSLDRVTRVVKVVGFVASDPGFTGQPGVVNGASELLGEVFGDAGVHARSAVGVAVLPLDAPVEVELVLEFA; encoded by the coding sequence GTGAGCGTCGCCGACCGACTCGCCGAACTGGGGCTCGCCCTGCCGCCCGTCGTGCCCCCCGTGGCCGCCTATGTGCCCGCAGCGGTATCCGGCAACCTCGTCTTCACCGCCGGCCAGCTGCCCATGATCGGCGGCGTGCTGCCGACCGTCGGCAAGGTCGGCGCGGAGGTCGGCGCCGACGAGGCGAAGGAGCTCGCGCGCGTCTGCGCCCTCAACGCGCTCGCCGCCGCCGACAGCGTCATCGGCTCCCTCGACCGCGTGACGCGTGTCGTCAAGGTGGTGGGATTCGTCGCCTCCGACCCCGGATTCACCGGCCAGCCGGGCGTCGTCAACGGCGCCTCCGAACTGCTCGGCGAGGTGTTCGGGGACGCCGGCGTCCACGCCCGCTCGGCCGTCGGCGTCGCGGTGCTGCCGCTCGACGCGCCTGTCGAGGTGGAGCTCGTCCTCGAGTTCGCGTAG
- the acs gene encoding acetate--CoA ligase, translated as MTSIDSLLTETRRFAPDPEFTAGSVAGRELYDRAADDRLAYWADRARELHWHTPFEQVLDWSNPPFARWFADGTLNVAYNCLDRHVLAGYGDRVAIHWEGEPGDSRTLTYGELTAQVKRAANALAALGVGQGDRVAIYLPVVPEAVVAMLAVARLGAIHSVVFGGFSAESLRARIEDAEAKVVITADGGYRKGKVFPLKATVDAALEGETTIEHVLVVKRGGNEVAWTEGRDLWWDDAMADADLDHEAKGFDAENPLFILYTSGTTGKPKGILHTSGGYLTQAAATHHDVFDLHPESDVFWCTADIGWVTGHSYVVYGPLANGATQLMYEGTPDTPHPGRWWELIEKYGVTILYTAPTAIRSFMKLGRQIPQKFDLSSLRLLGSVGEPINPEAWVWYRDVIGGGSTPVVDTWWQTETGAMMISALPGVTTLKPGSAQVPIPGVKIDILSDDGARVDPPNGGLLTVRDPWPSMLRGIWGDPERFVETYWEKFRDDGWRYFAGDGAHVDEDGDIWLLGRIDDVMNVSGHRLSTTEIESALVGNPVVAEAAVVGASDETTGQAVVAFVIVKQSHREEHTDDEFVQLLRAHVAQAIGAIARPRDIYIVTELPKTRSGKIMRRLLRDVAEGRAIGDTTTLADTSVMQIISDKLRSGAPAED; from the coding sequence CCGCCTCGCCTACTGGGCCGACCGGGCCCGTGAGCTGCACTGGCACACCCCCTTCGAGCAGGTGCTCGACTGGTCGAACCCGCCGTTCGCGCGCTGGTTCGCCGACGGCACGCTCAACGTCGCCTACAACTGCCTCGACCGGCACGTGCTGGCCGGCTACGGCGACCGCGTCGCCATCCACTGGGAGGGCGAGCCGGGCGACAGCCGCACCCTCACCTACGGCGAGCTGACCGCGCAGGTGAAGCGCGCCGCGAACGCGCTCGCCGCGCTCGGCGTGGGCCAGGGCGACCGCGTCGCCATCTACCTGCCGGTGGTGCCGGAGGCCGTGGTCGCGATGCTCGCCGTCGCCCGCCTCGGCGCGATCCACTCGGTCGTCTTCGGCGGTTTCAGCGCCGAGAGCCTGCGCGCCCGCATCGAGGACGCCGAGGCGAAGGTCGTCATCACGGCCGACGGCGGCTACCGCAAGGGCAAGGTGTTCCCGCTGAAGGCGACCGTGGATGCGGCGCTCGAGGGCGAGACGACCATCGAGCACGTGCTCGTCGTCAAGCGCGGCGGCAACGAGGTCGCCTGGACCGAGGGCCGCGACCTCTGGTGGGACGACGCGATGGCGGATGCCGACCTCGACCACGAGGCGAAGGGCTTCGACGCCGAGAACCCGCTGTTCATCCTCTACACCTCGGGCACCACGGGGAAGCCGAAGGGCATCCTGCACACGAGCGGCGGCTACCTCACGCAGGCCGCCGCCACCCACCACGACGTGTTCGACCTGCACCCGGAGAGCGACGTGTTCTGGTGCACGGCCGACATCGGCTGGGTCACCGGGCACAGCTACGTCGTCTACGGCCCGCTCGCGAACGGCGCCACCCAGCTCATGTACGAGGGCACCCCCGACACCCCGCACCCGGGGCGCTGGTGGGAGCTCATCGAGAAGTACGGCGTGACGATCCTCTACACGGCGCCCACCGCGATCCGCTCGTTCATGAAGCTGGGGCGGCAGATCCCGCAGAAGTTCGACCTCTCGAGCCTCAGGCTGCTCGGCTCGGTCGGCGAGCCGATCAACCCGGAGGCGTGGGTCTGGTACCGCGACGTCATCGGCGGCGGCTCGACTCCGGTCGTGGACACCTGGTGGCAGACCGAGACCGGCGCCATGATGATCTCCGCCCTGCCGGGGGTCACCACGCTCAAGCCGGGCAGCGCGCAGGTGCCGATCCCGGGCGTGAAGATCGACATCCTCTCCGACGACGGCGCGCGCGTCGACCCGCCGAACGGCGGCCTGCTGACGGTGCGCGACCCGTGGCCGTCGATGCTGCGCGGCATCTGGGGCGACCCGGAGCGCTTCGTCGAGACCTACTGGGAGAAGTTCCGCGACGACGGCTGGCGTTACTTCGCGGGCGACGGAGCGCACGTCGACGAGGACGGCGACATCTGGCTGCTCGGCCGCATCGACGACGTCATGAACGTCTCGGGCCACCGCCTTTCGACGACCGAGATCGAGTCGGCGCTCGTCGGCAACCCGGTGGTCGCGGAGGCGGCCGTCGTGGGAGCCTCGGATGAGACCACCGGTCAGGCCGTCGTCGCGTTCGTCATCGTGAAGCAGTCGCACCGCGAGGAGCACACGGACGACGAGTTCGTGCAGTTGCTGCGCGCCCACGTCGCCCAGGCGATCGGCGCGATCGCGCGGCCCCGCGACATCTACATCGTGACCGAGCTGCCGAAGACCCGCTCCGGCAAGATCATGCGCCGCCTGCTGCGCGACGTCGCGGAGGGCCGCGCGATCGGCGACACCACGACGCTCGCCGACACTTCGGTCATGCAGATCATCAGCGACAAGCTGCGCTCGGGAGCCCCCGCCGAGGACTGA